A window of Mucilaginibacter sp. PAMC 26640 contains these coding sequences:
- a CDS encoding acetyl-CoA carboxylase, biotin carboxyl carrier protein produces MDIKQIQDLIRFVSKSGVNEVSIEQKDFKITIKTNETVAPVINATVPAQTFAAPPVTPLPSAVAPEPVAAAAPEATNYITIKSPMIGTFYRSAAPEKPLFVNVGDEINTGSVLCIIEAMKLFNEIESEVSGRIVKILVDNASPVEYDQPLFLVEPK; encoded by the coding sequence ATGGATATTAAACAAATTCAGGATCTTATACGCTTTGTTTCAAAATCTGGCGTGAACGAAGTATCGATTGAACAGAAAGATTTCAAGATCACGATCAAAACAAACGAAACGGTAGCACCGGTTATCAACGCTACCGTGCCTGCGCAAACCTTTGCTGCTCCGCCGGTTACACCACTACCAAGTGCAGTAGCCCCGGAACCTGTTGCAGCAGCAGCCCCTGAAGCCACAAACTACATCACTATAAAATCGCCAATGATTGGTACCTTTTACCGTTCAGCCGCACCGGAAAAACCATTGTTCGTAAACGTTGGTGACGAGATAAATACCGGTAGCGTGCTTTGTATCATTGAGGCGATGAAACTGTTTAACGAAATAGAATCTGAAGTATCGGGCCGTATTGTAAAAATACTGGTTGATAATGCTTCCCCGGTGGAATATGACCAGCCTTTGTTTTTGGTTGAACCTAAATAA
- a CDS encoding acetyl-CoA carboxylase biotin carboxylase subunit (an AccC homodimer forms the biotin carboxylase subunit of the acetyl CoA carboxylase, an enzyme that catalyzes the formation of malonyl-CoA, which in turn controls the rate of fatty acid metabolism) has product MFKKILIANRGEIALRIIRTCKEMGIKTIAVYSTADRDSLHVRFADEAVCIGPPASRDSYLNIPNIIAAAELTNADAIHPGYGFLSENAKFSAICAEYGIKFIGATADQINRMGDKASAKETMKKAGVPIVPGSEGLLADIKSGIAIANKIGYPVILKATAGGGGRGMRIVWKDEEFENAWDSARAESGAAFGNDGLYLEKYVQDPRHIEIQVVGDQYGKVCHLSERDCSIQRRHQKLVEEAPSPFMTDKLRKKMGEAAIKGAKAVKYEGAGTVEFLVDKDRNFYFMEMNTRIQVEHPVTEEVINFDLIKEQIKVAAGIPISGKNYEPTMCAIECRINAEDPANNFRPSPGRITNFHSPGGHGVRVDTHVYSGYAIPPNYDSMIAKVICMAQTREEALATMERALSEFVIEGIKTTIPFHLKLLKDPNFRAGNFTTKFMETFEY; this is encoded by the coding sequence ATGTTTAAAAAAATCTTAATTGCCAATCGTGGTGAAATTGCTTTGCGGATCATCCGTACCTGCAAGGAAATGGGCATCAAAACCATAGCTGTGTATTCAACAGCCGATAGAGATAGCCTGCACGTACGTTTTGCTGATGAAGCCGTATGTATTGGCCCGCCTGCAAGTCGCGACTCTTACCTCAACATTCCTAATATAATTGCTGCTGCCGAATTAACCAATGCCGATGCTATTCATCCAGGCTATGGTTTCCTTTCTGAGAATGCAAAATTTTCTGCTATTTGCGCAGAATACGGTATTAAATTTATTGGTGCCACTGCAGATCAGATCAACCGGATGGGGGATAAAGCGTCGGCTAAGGAAACCATGAAAAAGGCCGGGGTGCCTATCGTACCGGGCTCGGAAGGCTTACTTGCTGATATCAAATCGGGTATCGCGATAGCAAATAAAATTGGCTACCCGGTGATACTTAAAGCAACTGCCGGTGGTGGTGGCCGCGGGATGCGCATTGTTTGGAAAGACGAAGAGTTTGAAAATGCCTGGGATAGCGCACGTGCAGAATCTGGCGCAGCCTTTGGAAACGATGGTTTGTACCTGGAAAAATATGTACAGGATCCCCGCCACATCGAGATCCAGGTGGTGGGTGACCAGTATGGCAAAGTTTGCCATTTGTCTGAACGTGATTGCTCAATCCAGCGTCGTCACCAGAAACTGGTAGAAGAAGCGCCGTCTCCGTTCATGACCGATAAACTCCGTAAGAAAATGGGTGAGGCTGCTATTAAAGGTGCCAAGGCCGTTAAATATGAAGGAGCAGGTACAGTAGAGTTTTTGGTTGATAAGGACCGTAACTTCTACTTTATGGAAATGAACACCCGTATCCAGGTAGAACACCCGGTTACCGAAGAAGTGATCAATTTCGATTTAATAAAAGAACAAATTAAAGTTGCTGCTGGCATCCCTATCTCGGGTAAAAACTATGAGCCAACCATGTGTGCTATCGAATGCCGCATTAACGCCGAAGATCCTGCTAATAACTTCCGCCCCTCGCCGGGCAGAATTACCAACTTTCATTCTCCGGGTGGCCACGGGGTGCGTGTAGATACGCATGTGTACAGTGGATATGCTATCCCGCCAAATTACGATTCGATGATTGCCAAGGTGATCTGCATGGCTCAAACACGTGAGGAAGCGCTGGCTACTATGGAGCGTGCCTTAAGCGAATTTGTTATTGAGGGTATTAAAACCACCATTCCATTCCATTTAAAGTTACTTAAGGATCCAAATTTCAGGGCGGGTAATTTTACCACCAAGTTTATGGAGACCTTTGAATATTAA